One Ranitomeya imitator isolate aRanImi1 chromosome 1, aRanImi1.pri, whole genome shotgun sequence DNA window includes the following coding sequences:
- the LOC138657348 gene encoding uncharacterized protein yields MTTQTFAFDDSTATRILSKVTNSGDFLKVPAHKIRTRDYEKERRKLMSYDLHSITLAEYYRQSRIPRGLRCHLRPTLFSENPEFCEKFKQILNKCSLDIILLTIDSLHTAIGEAEKKVSAIEEQLTSTLSTADWQTLKTKTDKIIEENRKSLQERKRTKFQRDLDDYQQDRVYRWNDLPSGGYRRGNFGNRRPDSFSSDSEGSTHSLPQNRFLSGRQPRRYNPRNTGGDRPGGAIATPPERMTTRSQMH; encoded by the coding sequence ATGACAACTCAGACCTTTGCGTTTGACGATTCAACAGCCACAAGAATCCTCTCCAAGGTCACTAATTCGGGGGATTTTCTCAAAGTTCCCGCCCACAAAATTAGAACCAGAGACTATGAAAAGGAACGACGGAAACTCATGTCCTATGACCTTCACTCTATCACTCTAGCGGAATATTACCGGCAAAGCAGGATACCACGTGGCCTCCGATGCCATCTGCGTCCTACTCTTTTTTCAGAAAATCCAGAATTTTGTGAAAAGTTTAAACAGATTCTGAACAAATGCTCATTAGATATTATCCTATTAACCATTGACTCTCTCCATACAGCGATTGGTGAAGCGGAAAAAAAGGTATCTGCTATTGAAGAACAGCTAACCTCTACTTTATCCACGGCAGATTGGCAAACATTGAAAACCAAAACCGATAAAATCATCGAGGAGAACCGTAAAAGTCTACAGGAAAGGAAAAGGACAAAGTTCCAGAGAGACTTGGACGATTATCAACAGGACCGCGTTTACAGATGGAACGATTTACCGAGTGGGGGCTACAGACGTGGAAACTTTGGCAACAGAAGACCAGACTCTTTCAGTTCAGACAGCGAAGGATCAACCCACAGCCTCCCACAGAACCGTTTTTTATCAGGACGCCAGCCCAGGAGATACAATCCACGGAATACAGGAGGAGACCGACCAGGAGGGGCCATCGCTACCCCTCCAGAACGGATGACAACACGATCACAG
- the LOC138657397 gene encoding uncharacterized protein, which translates to MTTQTFAFDDSTATRILSKVTNSGDFLKVPAHEIRTRDYEKERRKLMSYDLHSITLAEYYRQSRIPRGLRCHLRPTLFSENPEFCEKFKQILNKCSLDIILLTIDSLHTAIGEAEKKVSAIEEQLTSTLSTADWQTLKTKTDKIIEENRKSLQERKRTKFQRDLDDYQQDRVYRWNDLPSGGYRRGNFGNRRPDSFSSDSEGSTHSLPQNRFLSGRQPRRYNPRNTGGDRPGGAIATPPERMTTRSQMH; encoded by the exons ATGACAACTCAGACCTTTGCGTTTGACGATTCAACAGCCACAAGAATCCTCTCCAAGGTCACTAATTCGGGGGATTTTCTCAAAGTTCCCGCCCACGAAATTAGAACCAGAGACTATGAAAAGGAACGACGGAAACTCATGTCCTATGACCTTCACTCTATCACTCTAGCGGAATATTACCGGCAAAGCAGGATACCACGTGGCCTCCGATGCCATCTGCGTCCTACTCTTTTTTCAGAAAATCCAGAATTTTGTGAAAAGTTTAAACAGATTCTGAACAAATGCTCATTAGATATTATCCTATTAACCATTGACTCTCTCCATACAGCGATTGGTGAAGCGGAAAAAAAGGTATCTGCTATTGAAGAACAGCTAACCTCTACTTTATCCACGGCAGATTGGCAAACATTGAAAACCAAAACCGATAAAATCATCGAGGAGAACCGTAAAAGTCTACAGGAAAGGAAAAGGACAAAGTTCCAGAGAGACTTGGACGATTATCAACAGGACCGCGTTTACAGATGGAACGATTTACCGAGTGGGGGCTACAGACGTGGAAACTTTGGCAACAGAAGACCAGACTCTTTCAGTTCAGACAGCGAAGGATCAACCCACAGCCTCCCACAGAACCGTTTTTTATCAGGACGCCAGCCCAGGAGATACAATCCACGGAATACAGGAGGAGACCGACCAGGAGGGGCCATCGCTACCCCTCCAGAACGGATGACAACACGATCACAG ATGCACTGA